In one window of Fictibacillus phosphorivorans DNA:
- a CDS encoding DUF4352 domain-containing protein — MPLKGWIMLILSAALVTGCASESDKKKDTHENHQQHESNKAETENQTEKQTYTDSSQASDDTNLTEINKKVEDQDGSITLKKYAKVNKQLQSDSIALTIDEVKVLHYAPSVDLIDFFHGYTKQDEFPYVRVNVKISNNGKESVHFNPIAQIKTDQGETVTWKEDFYLEELNGEIKPGEEKMGSLGFILNKTNVENLKTITITSSEVVDDQKKSISDPLTLTVDL; from the coding sequence ATGCCTTTAAAAGGTTGGATCATGCTGATTCTGTCGGCTGCGCTCGTAACAGGCTGCGCGTCAGAATCGGATAAGAAAAAGGATACCCATGAAAACCATCAGCAGCATGAATCAAATAAAGCGGAAACTGAAAATCAGACAGAAAAACAAACCTATACCGATAGCTCTCAAGCTTCAGATGATACAAACTTAACCGAAATCAATAAAAAAGTGGAAGACCAAGATGGGTCTATAACGTTAAAGAAATATGCAAAAGTTAATAAACAACTGCAGTCTGATTCAATTGCGCTTACAATCGATGAAGTGAAGGTGTTACACTATGCACCGTCTGTAGATCTGATCGATTTCTTTCATGGTTATACAAAACAAGATGAATTTCCTTATGTACGAGTTAACGTAAAAATCTCTAATAATGGTAAGGAAAGTGTTCATTTCAATCCAATCGCTCAAATCAAAACCGATCAAGGGGAAACCGTAACGTGGAAAGAGGACTTTTACCTGGAGGAACTAAACGGAGAGATTAAACCCGGAGAAGAAAAGATGGGCAGCTTAGGATTTATACTAAACAAAACCAATGTTGAAAACTTAAAAACAATCACCATAACTTCTAGTGAAGTGGTAGATGATCAGAAAAAATCTATCTCAGATCCTCTAACTCTCACTGTTGATTTATAG
- the opuFB gene encoding osmoprotectant update ABC transporter permease/substrate-binding subunit OpuFB (The ABC transporter OpuF is widely distributed in Bacillus species other than B. subtilis. OpuFA is the ATP-binding subunit, while OpuFB is a fusion of permease and substrate-binding subunits.), which translates to MNNFMQVFQDRKGELASALIEHIQISFIALLFAVVITIPLGIYLTKKPRVAEPIIGVTAVLQTIPSLALLGLLIPLFGIGKVPAIIALVVYALLPILRNTYTGIKEVDSSLIEAARAMGMNTRKRLMKVELPLAMPVIMAGIRTSMVLIIGTATLAALIGAGGLGDIILLGIDRNNTMLIVLGAVPAALLAILFDFLLRRFELLSFKRALTTVSAFLIAALLIILVPFAMKGGQEDIVIGGKLGSEPEILINMYKLLIEEETDLNVELKPGLGKTSFVFNALKSGSIDIYPEFTGTAIAEFLKENATSTDSDKVYEQARSGMESKFDMQLLQPMAYNNTYALAVPEQLAKEYNLKTISDLKSVSQSLNAGFTLEFSDREDGYKGIQKLYDIKFANVRTMEPKLRYNAVKKGEIDVVDAYSTDSELRQYKLTVLEDDKKLFPPYQGAPMLRKETVEKYPELKDALDKLAGKITDDEMREMNYKVNVGGESPKKVAEDFLKKEGLL; encoded by the coding sequence ATGAATAATTTCATGCAAGTATTTCAAGATCGAAAAGGTGAACTTGCAAGTGCACTGATTGAGCACATTCAAATTTCGTTTATCGCTCTTCTATTTGCTGTGGTCATCACAATCCCTCTAGGTATCTATCTAACGAAAAAACCAAGAGTGGCTGAACCGATTATCGGAGTGACGGCTGTGTTGCAGACTATCCCGTCACTTGCTCTTTTAGGACTTTTGATTCCGCTGTTTGGGATTGGGAAGGTCCCTGCGATTATCGCTCTTGTTGTTTATGCTCTGCTTCCGATTTTAAGAAACACATATACGGGAATAAAAGAAGTCGATTCTTCGTTAATTGAAGCGGCGCGAGCGATGGGAATGAACACGAGGAAAAGATTGATGAAAGTTGAACTTCCTTTAGCAATGCCCGTAATAATGGCTGGAATTCGGACGTCTATGGTCTTAATCATTGGAACGGCTACGCTCGCAGCTTTGATCGGAGCAGGCGGTCTTGGTGATATCATCTTGCTAGGAATTGATCGCAATAACACGATGTTGATCGTGCTTGGAGCAGTCCCTGCCGCATTGCTTGCGATCTTATTTGATTTCCTGCTCAGAAGATTCGAACTGTTGTCATTTAAACGAGCATTAACAACCGTAAGTGCATTCCTGATAGCGGCTCTACTCATCATCCTTGTTCCTTTCGCGATGAAAGGCGGGCAAGAAGATATTGTGATCGGTGGAAAGTTAGGCTCTGAGCCGGAGATCTTAATCAATATGTACAAGCTTTTAATTGAGGAAGAAACGGATTTAAATGTTGAGCTTAAGCCAGGACTGGGTAAGACTTCCTTTGTCTTTAATGCATTGAAATCTGGAAGTATAGACATCTATCCGGAATTTACAGGAACTGCGATCGCAGAGTTTTTAAAAGAGAACGCAACAAGTACAGATAGCGATAAAGTATATGAACAAGCTCGTAGCGGGATGGAAAGTAAGTTCGACATGCAACTATTACAGCCGATGGCATATAACAATACGTATGCGCTTGCTGTTCCTGAACAGTTAGCAAAAGAGTATAACTTAAAGACGATTTCGGATTTGAAGAGTGTCAGCCAAAGCTTAAATGCAGGCTTTACGCTAGAATTTTCGGATAGAGAAGATGGCTATAAAGGCATCCAAAAGCTATACGATATTAAGTTTGCAAATGTGAGAACGATGGAACCGAAGCTAAGATATAACGCGGTGAAAAAAGGTGAGATCGATGTTGTAGATGCCTATTCTACAGACAGCGAACTGCGTCAATATAAGCTTACTGTTTTAGAAGACGATAAAAAGCTGTTTCCTCCGTACCAAGGTGCACCGATGCTTCGTAAAGAAACGGTAGAGAAGTACCCAGAACTAAAGGATGCGTTGGATAAGCTAGCAGGAAAAATTACAGATGATGAAATGCGGGAGATGAATTATAAAGTGAATGTAGGTGGAGAATCACCTAAGAAAGTAGCGGAAGATTTCTTGAAGAAGGAAGGACTTCTGTAA
- a CDS encoding queuosine precursor transporter yields MFNFYFGVAFALVNFILFLTCYKWFGRMGLFAWIAAATILANLQVVKTIEMFGLVMTLGNVIYGTIYLATDLINEKYGEKEAKKAVWFGFFTLIMTTIIMQMVLVFQPHESDVFQPHLEAIFGFMPRLVIGSLAAYLISQYLDVKLFAKLKKKFSRPDQLWIRNNGSTMVSQLIDTVIFCTIAFAGVFSWDVWIQIFFTTYVIKFVVSAASTPFIYIARSFHHPEDLQKPGV; encoded by the coding sequence ATGTTTAATTTTTATTTTGGTGTAGCTTTTGCACTGGTTAATTTTATATTGTTTTTAACGTGCTATAAGTGGTTTGGCCGTATGGGGTTGTTTGCTTGGATTGCAGCAGCTACCATTCTTGCTAACCTGCAAGTTGTTAAAACGATCGAGATGTTCGGGCTTGTAATGACTCTCGGTAATGTGATCTATGGAACGATCTATTTAGCAACAGATCTAATCAACGAGAAGTACGGGGAAAAAGAAGCGAAAAAAGCCGTTTGGTTCGGGTTCTTCACGCTCATTATGACGACGATTATCATGCAGATGGTGCTCGTGTTCCAACCGCACGAAAGTGACGTCTTCCAGCCGCATCTTGAAGCCATCTTTGGTTTTATGCCTCGCCTTGTGATAGGAAGTCTCGCTGCTTACTTGATCAGTCAGTACCTAGACGTTAAACTTTTTGCGAAACTGAAGAAAAAGTTCTCACGTCCTGACCAACTCTGGATTCGCAATAACGGAAGTACGATGGTGAGTCAGCTGATCGACACGGTTATCTTTTGTACGATTGCATTTGCTGGCGTGTTCTCATGGGATGTTTGGATTCAGATTTTCTTTACAACGTATGTGATCAAATTTGTTGTGTCAGCGGCTTCCACGCCGTTTATCTATATTGCAAGAAGCTTCCATCATCCAGAGGACCTTCAGAAACCAGGCGTTTAA
- a CDS encoding HD domain-containing protein produces the protein MIVDDIYGFFEVEPVLQDLILSKPVQRLKGIHQGGASFLVNKEWNVSRYEHSVGVMLLIRKLGGTLQEQIAGLLHDVSHTAFSHVIDFVLDNESEDFHEEIFEETIMDSEIPSILKHHGFSIEEIMKGDHSLLEQPLPLLCADRIDYTLRDMYRYGYLSKLEIVLFMEKLCVSRGLICIKGTEQAEWFVEAYYKEVLDFFMNPLNVYGYDRLTKLLKEALELDVITLSDFKLTDEEVLQKVRTSNKSSLVARYEGLIKPVKLQENEIEFDIHLKGKPRLIDPTVIIDGKLVEGSNISHKIKEMNTKAKKRAEKGSYIKVL, from the coding sequence ATGATAGTTGATGATATATATGGTTTTTTCGAAGTTGAACCTGTGTTGCAGGACTTAATATTGTCTAAACCGGTACAACGTTTAAAAGGCATTCATCAAGGCGGTGCTTCTTTTCTTGTAAACAAGGAATGGAACGTTTCGCGATATGAGCATTCGGTTGGCGTAATGCTATTGATCAGAAAATTAGGAGGGACACTTCAAGAGCAAATCGCTGGGCTCCTTCACGATGTTTCCCACACTGCATTTTCTCATGTGATCGATTTTGTACTGGATAATGAATCAGAAGACTTTCATGAAGAAATCTTTGAGGAAACCATTATGGACTCAGAAATTCCAAGTATATTGAAACATCATGGATTTTCCATTGAAGAGATCATGAAAGGTGATCATTCGTTATTAGAGCAACCATTACCGTTGTTGTGTGCGGACCGCATCGACTACACACTAAGAGATATGTATAGATACGGTTACCTTTCAAAGCTTGAGATTGTTCTTTTTATGGAGAAATTGTGTGTATCACGAGGATTAATTTGTATTAAAGGAACGGAACAGGCTGAATGGTTCGTAGAAGCGTATTATAAAGAGGTTTTAGATTTTTTCATGAATCCCCTGAATGTATACGGATATGATCGACTAACAAAATTGCTCAAAGAAGCTTTAGAGCTAGATGTTATAACACTATCAGATTTTAAGCTTACAGATGAGGAAGTTCTTCAAAAAGTCCGAACATCAAACAAGTCGTCCTTAGTAGCTCGATATGAAGGACTTATAAAGCCAGTGAAGCTACAAGAAAACGAGATTGAGTTTGATATTCACTTAAAAGGAAAGCCTCGATTGATCGACCCAACAGTCATCATAGATGGGAAATTAGTAGAAGGTTCAAATATATCCCATAAAATCAAAGAAATGAACACGAAGGCAAAGAAGCGTGCTGAAAAGGGAAGTTACATAAAAGTCCTCTAA
- a CDS encoding glycerophosphodiester phosphodiesterase, with translation MKKKAVASLLSMGIIGSFYSTSTLAYDPSEQVQTVAHRGAAGYAPENTMAAFHKGVDMKADYIEIDVQETKDGELVVIHDVTLDRTTNGTGYVKDHTLEEIRQLDAGSYFGEEFKGEKVPTFEEVLDEFRGKTGILIELKATYYYPNIEEKVAAAIKERNMHLPAHDKIIIQSFEFESMQQMDKLLPQVPVGILTSRSTDLSEAKLDEFATYAEFVNPSRTLVNSSIVDEVHERHMGIMAWTVRNQQEVQPLLDAGVDGIITDYPDYTPRHKSK, from the coding sequence ATGAAGAAGAAAGCTGTTGCATCATTACTTTCAATGGGGATTATTGGCTCATTCTACAGTACTTCCACACTCGCTTACGACCCGTCAGAACAAGTTCAAACTGTCGCACACCGCGGCGCTGCAGGCTATGCACCAGAGAACACGATGGCGGCGTTCCACAAAGGTGTAGATATGAAAGCTGACTATATTGAAATAGACGTACAGGAAACAAAAGACGGTGAGCTCGTTGTTATTCATGATGTTACATTAGACCGAACAACGAACGGAACGGGATATGTGAAAGACCATACGCTAGAGGAGATCCGTCAACTTGATGCTGGAAGCTACTTTGGGGAAGAATTTAAAGGAGAAAAAGTTCCTACTTTCGAAGAAGTTCTTGATGAGTTTCGTGGAAAAACGGGTATACTGATCGAATTGAAAGCAACCTATTACTATCCTAACATTGAAGAAAAAGTTGCCGCAGCCATAAAAGAACGAAACATGCATCTACCTGCTCATGATAAGATCATCATTCAATCATTTGAGTTCGAATCCATGCAACAGATGGACAAGCTTTTGCCTCAAGTCCCAGTTGGTATACTAACTTCTCGCTCAACAGATCTAAGTGAAGCGAAGCTCGATGAATTCGCTACATATGCTGAATTCGTAAACCCTAGCAGAACGCTTGTAAATTCTTCAATAGTTGATGAAGTACATGAACGTCATATGGGCATCATGGCTTGGACGGTTCGAAACCAACAAGAAGTTCAACCGCTCTTAGACGCAGGTGTTGATGGAATCATTACCGATTATCCAGATTATACGCCAAGACATAAATCAAAGTAA
- a CDS encoding sugar O-acetyltransferase, giving the protein MKEFDRMLSGEFYNTRDPELLQMSFDAKKLVETFNTTSVDETESKVQILKKLLGSVGEGVWIEKPIQCEFGKNISIGRNTFINFNSVLLDNNKITIGENVLIAPNVQIYTATHPISVLERINKHPQANEAPYRTNTKPVTIGNNVWIGGNSVILPGVSIGENTVIGAGSVVTKSIPANCVAVGNPCKIIKENIN; this is encoded by the coding sequence ATGAAAGAGTTTGACAGAATGCTATCCGGTGAGTTTTATAACACTCGAGATCCTGAACTTTTACAAATGTCGTTCGATGCCAAAAAGCTTGTGGAGACCTTTAATACGACAAGCGTTGATGAGACCGAAAGCAAAGTACAGATCTTAAAGAAATTATTAGGCAGCGTTGGAGAAGGGGTTTGGATTGAGAAACCCATTCAATGTGAATTCGGAAAAAATATATCGATAGGACGCAATACTTTTATTAATTTCAACAGTGTTTTGTTAGATAACAACAAGATTACGATTGGGGAAAACGTACTGATCGCACCTAATGTCCAAATCTACACGGCAACACACCCTATAAGCGTGTTGGAAAGAATCAATAAGCATCCACAAGCAAATGAAGCGCCATATCGAACGAACACAAAGCCTGTGACAATCGGAAACAATGTTTGGATCGGTGGAAATTCCGTTATCTTACCGGGTGTTTCAATAGGTGAAAATACTGTCATCGGAGCGGGAAGTGTTGTCACAAAATCTATTCCAGCTAATTGTGTAGCTGTAGGTAACCCATGCAAAATAATCAAAGAGAATATCAATTAA